Proteins encoded in a region of the Podospora pseudopauciseta strain CBS 411.78 chromosome 6, whole genome shotgun sequence genome:
- a CDS encoding hypothetical protein (EggNog:ENOG503PQ5D) gives MRSLPLYLSFFVPALTGINWDIYEHGVVPSFKWSRPFPDDGTDPGGFEVHCKAKKTFRAKMYKLSDLPEDPPTGLSPWRHAIEDFMDHTKEFMGSWDGVDHKGENREIVVMEYKDVPLEVREWIEQQQRDEETEKPNKKKWWFGVFEKPQEHGQRIIGTVKPTPTPVPQGGHAPDVKDIKLEDKILVFPGGAIYEILPLWVAGGSGACERELNNLPKYKHQAIDHCVIAWVTDHTKPQRENGKRDMEFTIEAMAVTESEDGKRSRLMWERLHRTIKRNDRKQQREERQKKKKELEEGIVRDEL, from the exons ATGAGGTCTTTGCCACTTTATCTTTCCTTCTTTGTCCCAGCTCTAACCGGCATCAACTGGGACATCTACGAGCATGGCGTAGTTCCTTCATTCAAATGGTCCCGCCCCTTTCCCGACGATGGCACCGATCCAGGAGGGTTCGAGGTACATTGCAAGGCCAAAAAGACTTTCCGCGCCAAGATGTACAAGCTTTCCGATTTACCTGAAGACCCTCCCACAGGGCTATCCCCATGGCGCCACGCAATCGAGGACTTTATGGATCACACAAAAGAGTTCATGGGAAGCTGGGATGGTGTCGATCACAAAGGAGAAAACCGGGAGATTGTGGTGATGGAATACAAAGATGTCCCACTTGAAGTTCGGGAGTGGatcgagcagcagcagagggaCGAAGAGACTGAGAAacccaacaagaagaagtgGTGGTTTGGCGTGTTCGAGAAGCCGCAAGAGCATGGACAGAGGATCATTGGCACAGTAAAACCCACTCCTACACCTGTTCCACAAGGTGGCCATGCCCCTGATGTGAAAGACATCAAATTGGAGGATAAGATTTTGGTCTTTCCAGGGGGTGCAATCTATGAAATTTTACCACTGTGGGTGGCAGGGGGGAGTGGGGCTTGTGAGC GCGAGCTCAACAATCTACCCAAATATAAGCACCAGGCCATAGACCACTGCGTCATTGCTTGGGTAACTGACCACACCAAACCGCAACGTGAGAATGGCAAGCGGGATATGGAGTTTACCATTGAAGCCATGGCGGTGACTGAGAGCGAAGACGGAAAACGCTCGCGTCTAATGTGGGAGAGACTACACCGAACTATCAAGAGGAATGACAGAAAGCAGCAAAGAGAGGAgagacaaaagaagaagaaagagctTGAAGAAGGGATAGTGAGAGATGAATTGTAA
- a CDS encoding hypothetical protein (EggNog:ENOG503NVT4; COG:U): protein MSPSTKKGDIESPSGAESETDLELLGRQRPDVFSSTFTEVMFCTSLLISMFMAEFFISGFNIILPSVSISLEIPKTSQVWPASVFSLVTGAFLLPFGRIADIYGAYWVFSIGMVWFSAWSLISGFSTNYIMLIVTRALGGFGPAAFLPTGIMLLGKLYRPGPRKNLVFALYSAFAPIGFFLGIITGGLTIEYLSWRWYFYIGSIILFISSAVAFVTIPKDMEQTRRENAHIKMDWWGIVTIAPGLVLTTFALTDGAHAPNGWKSPYIIVTFILGVLLLGAAVYIEGWVAEQPLLPFDLFQPKYMVRLTVALFFAYGIFGVFLFYASFQISEWMGQTALITAIWFAPMAGGGIVLATIGGFTLHLLPGKLLLIISALGSLACVLLFALMPQDANFWAWVFPAMLGSTIGIDITFIVSNVFITTNVARHRQGLAGALINSLLFLGISFFLGISDLAVSEETKRGGTTGHQVAFWFATACAVVVLLLFATIKVGKAESDLTLEERAELERQVKNQASRSAVTEEKA, encoded by the exons ATGTCACCGTCAACGAAGAAGGGCGACATCGAGTCGCCCTCGGGTGCCGAGTCTGAGACTGATCTTGAACTGCTCGGCCGTCAAAGACCAGATGTCTTCTCCAGCACTTTTACCGAGGTTATGTTTTGTACTTCACTTCTGATATCCATGTTCATGGCG GAGTTCTTCATCTCAGGCTTCAACATCATCCTTCCCTCGGTTTCCATCTCGCTCGAAATTCCAAAAACCTCACAGGTGTGGCCCGCCAGCGTCTTCTCCCTCGTCACTGGCGCCTTTCTACTGCCCTTTGGCAGGATAGCCGACATTTATGGCGCCTACTGGGTTTTCAGCATCGGAATGGTCTGGTTCTCAGCTTGGTCTCTCATCTCTGGCTTCAGCACGAATTACATCATGCTTATTGTCACCAGAGCTCTGGGTGGGTTTGGACCAGCGGCCTTCTTACCGACGGGGATCATGTTGCTGGGGAAGCTATACCGTCCGGGTCCGAGAAAGAACTTGGTGTTTGCGCTTTACAGCGCCTTTGCGCCCATTGGCTTCTTTTTGGGCATCATCACGGGCGGCTTGACGATCGAGTACCTCAGTTGGAGGTGGTACTTTTACATCGGCTCCATTATCCTGTTCATCTCTTCAGCTGTTGCGTTTGTGACCATTCCAAAAGACATGGAGCAAACGAGAAGGGAAAATGCCCATATCAAAATGGACTGGTGGGGCATTGTTACGATTGCGCCGGGCTTGGTCTTGACTACATTCGCCCTGACAGACGGAGCTCACGCACCTAACGGATGGAAGAGTCCGTACATCATCGTGACTTTCATTCTTGGCGTATTGCTTCTGGGCGCCGCGGTCTATATTGAAGGTTGGGTAGCAGAACAGCCGCTGCTCCCGTTCGATCTCTTTCAACCAAAATACATGGTCCGGCTCACTGTCGCGCTGTTCTTTGCCTATGGCATCTTCGGGGTTTTCCTATTTTACGCCAGTTTCCA AATCAGCGAGTGGATGGGACAAACAGCACTCATCACAGCCATTTGGTTCGCCCCaatggctggtggtggtatcgTATTGGCCACAATCGGTGGGTTTACCCTTCATCTGTTGCCTGGTAAGCTACTCTTGATCATTTCTGCGCTTGGAAGCCTGGCCTGCGTGCTTCTGTTCGCGCTTATGCCACAAGATGCCAACTTTTGGGCATGGGTCTTTCCTGCCATGCTCGGCTCGACCATTGGCATAGACATCACCTTCATCGTCAGCAACgtcttcatcaccaccaatgtTGCAAGGCATAGGCAGGGTTTGGCAGGGGCTCTCATCAACAGCCTCTTGTTTTTGGGCAtcagcttcttcctcggtaTTTCGGATCTTGCTGTTTCCGAAGAGACCAAGAGGGGTGGCACAACCGGACATCAAGTCGCCTTTTGGTTTGCTACTGCTTGTGCTGTGGTTGTTCTGCTCTTGTTTGCCACCATCAAGGTCGGCAAGGCTGAGTCCGATTTGACGTTAGAAGAAAGGGCGGAGTTAGAAAGGCAGGTCAAAAACCAAGCCAGCCGGTCCGCAGTgaccgaggagaaggcctAG